Proteins encoded within one genomic window of Nonomuraea gerenzanensis:
- a CDS encoding carboxymuconolactone decarboxylase family protein yields the protein MTQLSGAEALTALDPVFAQCAVSAGHNLWGLPHLTVREKAFVCLTADLCHPHLGRPLAMHLRMALDQGADAEAIRELFRHLAPYVGYPIVVTAFERLTELGLPEARDDRPVEPTPLAGPLARVVHALEDVDPGLAAFTEDQLAQRWARPHLSVRERAIACLVVDVFYQTLGESLRVHAELARAAGATDDTLRDLLRGVAEFGLPRAWAAARALDLQQA from the coding sequence ATGACCCAGCTCTCCGGCGCCGAAGCCCTGACCGCGCTCGACCCCGTCTTCGCCCAGTGCGCCGTGAGCGCGGGCCACAATCTCTGGGGCCTGCCCCATCTGACCGTGCGCGAGAAGGCGTTCGTCTGCCTGACCGCCGACCTGTGCCACCCCCACCTCGGCCGCCCCCTGGCCATGCACCTGCGGATGGCCCTGGACCAGGGAGCCGACGCCGAGGCGATCCGCGAGCTCTTCCGGCATCTGGCGCCCTACGTCGGTTACCCGATCGTGGTCACCGCGTTCGAGCGCCTGACCGAGCTCGGCCTGCCGGAGGCGCGGGACGACCGGCCCGTCGAGCCGACGCCGCTGGCCGGGCCGCTCGCACGCGTCGTCCATGCTCTGGAGGACGTGGACCCGGGCCTGGCCGCCTTCACCGAGGACCAGCTGGCCCAGCGCTGGGCGCGCCCGCACCTCAGCGTCCGGGAGCGGGCCATCGCCTGCCTGGTGGTGGACGTGTTCTACCAGACGCTCGGGGAATCCCTGCGCGTGCACGCCGAGCTGGCGCGAGCGGCCGGCGCGACCGACGACACCCTGCGGGACCTGCTGCGTGGTGTCGCCGAATTCGGCCTTCCGAGAGCCTGGGCCGCCGCCCGGGCCCTGGATCTTCAGCAGGCTTGA
- a CDS encoding SDR family oxidoreductase, with translation MSKKVLVTGASTGIGRATALLLAREGCTVYAGVRKEADGRALGPTVTPITLDVTDAGQIAGAAQRLGHLDALVNNAGIGVTGPLEFVPLDALRRQYEVNVFGQIAVTQAMLPMLRASRGRVVTVGSVGSWITLPFGGPLCSSKHAIRSLNDALRMELKPYGVAAVLIEPGSIHTDAVDKLEEEVEPRLASLGEEGRRLYGRAYRAMTTAGLKEERSGSSPDVVARAVLHAVTARRPRARYPVGKKSRLMSTMGRIVPQYTLDAVRMRVLGLS, from the coding sequence ATGTCGAAGAAGGTCCTGGTGACCGGCGCCTCCACCGGCATCGGCCGGGCCACCGCCCTGCTGCTGGCCCGCGAGGGCTGCACCGTCTACGCGGGCGTGCGCAAGGAGGCCGATGGCCGGGCACTCGGCCCCACCGTCACCCCGATCACCCTCGACGTCACCGACGCCGGCCAGATCGCCGGCGCCGCCCAGCGGCTCGGCCACCTCGACGCCCTGGTCAACAACGCCGGCATCGGCGTCACCGGCCCGCTCGAGTTCGTCCCCCTGGACGCGCTGCGCCGGCAGTACGAGGTCAACGTCTTCGGCCAGATCGCCGTCACCCAGGCCATGCTGCCGATGTTGCGTGCCTCGCGCGGCCGGGTCGTCACGGTGGGCTCGGTCGGGAGCTGGATCACCCTGCCGTTCGGCGGCCCGCTCTGCTCGTCCAAGCACGCCATCCGCTCGCTCAACGACGCTTTGCGCATGGAGCTCAAGCCGTACGGCGTGGCGGCCGTCCTCATCGAGCCCGGCTCCATCCACACCGACGCCGTCGACAAGCTCGAAGAGGAAGTCGAGCCCCGCCTGGCCTCACTCGGCGAGGAAGGGCGGCGGCTGTACGGCCGGGCGTACCGCGCCATGACCACCGCCGGCCTCAAGGAGGAGCGCAGCGGGTCCAGCCCCGACGTCGTCGCCCGCGCCGTCCTGCACGCCGTCACCGCGCGCCGGCCACGGGCCCGCTACCCCGTCGGCAAGAAGTCCCGCCTGATGAGCACCATGGGCCGCATCGTCCCCCAGTACACCCTCGACGCCGTACGCATGCGCGTGCTCGGCCTGTCCTGA
- a CDS encoding HXXEE domain-containing protein, translated as MTKRPEPYSAAVMAVLAVAFCTWALLTLPLQGAMILVVASVLGWSGWMTFSYVRPVKSRKVIAVYLCAVGFQLIHMAEEYTGGFPHEIVELFDSPRDWPEREFLLVFVFGFGSLYFFAGAGALYRIRVANFFLWWYALGAGLLNGIAHFVFPIIKGGYFPGLYTAGGHLIMSSLLIYFLVKENRQLKAEDQAAQPLAVG; from the coding sequence ATGACCAAACGACCTGAGCCCTATTCGGCGGCCGTCATGGCGGTCCTGGCCGTGGCCTTCTGCACCTGGGCCCTGCTCACGCTCCCCCTGCAGGGCGCGATGATCCTCGTGGTGGCCAGCGTGCTGGGCTGGAGCGGCTGGATGACCTTCAGCTACGTCCGCCCGGTGAAGTCCAGGAAGGTGATCGCGGTCTACCTGTGCGCGGTGGGCTTCCAGCTCATCCACATGGCCGAGGAGTACACCGGCGGGTTCCCGCACGAGATCGTCGAGCTGTTCGACTCGCCGCGGGACTGGCCGGAGAGGGAGTTCCTGCTCGTCTTCGTCTTCGGTTTCGGCTCGCTCTACTTCTTCGCCGGTGCGGGCGCGCTCTACCGGATCCGCGTGGCCAACTTCTTCCTGTGGTGGTACGCCCTGGGCGCCGGCCTGCTCAACGGCATCGCCCACTTCGTCTTCCCGATCATCAAGGGCGGCTACTTCCCCGGCCTCTACACCGCCGGCGGCCACCTCATCATGAGCAGCCTGTTGATCTATTTCCTCGTCAAGGAGAACCGTCAGCTCAAGGCCGAGGACCAGGCGGCTCAGCCGCTGGCGGTCGGGTAG
- a CDS encoding FixH family protein, with product MKYAGVCLLVAGVLFAVTARWLPHDPEEVRAAGERYGVTVLPADPVEVRVTSGEAETVTLAAVMPAMGHALPPVTAVPAGAGRFVAAGDVFSMNGVWELSITLSGARGREVINLSTVVTSVR from the coding sequence ATGAAGTACGCGGGTGTCTGCCTGCTGGTGGCGGGCGTGCTGTTCGCCGTCACGGCACGCTGGCTTCCCCACGACCCCGAGGAGGTGCGGGCCGCGGGCGAGCGGTACGGCGTCACCGTGCTGCCCGCCGATCCCGTCGAGGTACGGGTGACCTCGGGCGAGGCGGAGACGGTCACGCTGGCCGCGGTCATGCCCGCCATGGGTCACGCGCTGCCGCCGGTCACCGCCGTACCGGCCGGGGCAGGCCGCTTCGTCGCGGCCGGGGACGTGTTCAGCATGAACGGCGTCTGGGAGCTGTCGATCACCCTCTCCGGCGCCCGGGGACGGGAAGTGATCAACTTGAGTACGGTAGTCACCTCAGTGCGATGA
- a CDS encoding AAA family ATPase → MLYGRAAEQAVIDQLLLDTLEGRPRALVVRGEAGVGKSALLDHAAANADAQVLRVTGVESEAELPFAALHLLLRPALDRVGVLPPQQSEALLGALGLGGATRGDRFLVGLATLSLLVELSAQRPLVCLVDDAQWLDGESADALLFATRRLHAEPVAVLFAARTGARLPAGGLPELHLGSLAPEAARQLLAAHAGTLPPAVRDQVVAEAQGNPLALLELPRMLSPAATGPLPFCLGNATPVTSRVLATFRDRIAALPESTRTCLLVAALDDRGELSVLAHALGLLGASLDDAAPAEWAGLIRITPEGVTFHHPLVRAAVLLATGIAARMAAHRALAEAVDDDRRAWHLAAVTLRPDEQVAMEMERLALRAQRRGGQAAVSAAYARAAELSPGAADAARRYTRAASAAVEAGLGQRATELVTQALRRAEVEAPGEAVMALRGAEAHASGEAVMAPRGAEAEAPGEAVMAELAEVRARLAVEAGRPLEAARLLMEGAQTGTDHLTRLSLLSMAGFYTWTSAAHPDQIDLTRRIEELTPTGEGVTTVVKGINQDFRTVLEGGTSVASTVAARVGQVPFDLRLIVAFQAVIPADREVMLDAAAAMVRECRAEGRLGRMPQAMTVLAIAQLMDGRHPAARDTAAEGQALAADVGQPVWGSYLAGVHAWLSAVAGAEEEYTALADEAFRLSEARRWMPSRCWAEYAGALLELGQGRYEAVLDQMDRAMAGPSRHAFIWRYAWPDYVEAAVRAGAPERALEALRRHADWAESTEQPGPLAVQHRARALMAAEHCAEQEYQRALELHLRHEQPFDQARTRLVYGEWLRRHQRRSEARPHLEAAMEAFDRLGAAPWSARAAGELRAAGVSVRSGGAGDLMATLTPQELQVVRLAVTGASNREIAAQLFLSPRTVASHLYKAFPKLGVASRAELARLDHTRR, encoded by the coding sequence ATGTTGTACGGCCGCGCGGCGGAGCAAGCCGTGATCGACCAGTTGCTGCTCGACACCCTCGAAGGCCGTCCCCGCGCGCTGGTGGTGCGCGGCGAGGCGGGCGTCGGCAAGTCGGCCCTGCTCGACCACGCCGCGGCGAACGCCGACGCGCAGGTGCTGCGGGTCACCGGCGTGGAGTCGGAGGCCGAGCTCCCGTTCGCCGCGCTGCACCTGCTGCTCCGCCCGGCTCTGGACCGGGTGGGCGTGCTGCCGCCGCAGCAGTCCGAGGCGCTGCTCGGCGCGCTCGGCCTGGGCGGCGCCACCCGCGGCGACCGCTTTCTCGTCGGCCTGGCCACGCTCAGCCTGCTCGTCGAGCTGTCGGCGCAGAGGCCGCTGGTCTGCCTGGTCGACGACGCGCAATGGCTGGACGGCGAGTCGGCCGACGCGCTGCTGTTCGCCACGCGCCGCCTGCACGCCGAGCCCGTCGCCGTGCTGTTCGCCGCCCGCACCGGCGCCCGGCTGCCCGCCGGCGGCCTGCCCGAGCTCCACCTGGGGAGTCTGGCCCCCGAAGCCGCCCGTCAGCTCCTCGCCGCGCACGCGGGCACCCTGCCGCCCGCGGTACGCGACCAGGTGGTGGCCGAGGCCCAGGGCAACCCCCTCGCCCTGCTCGAACTGCCACGCATGCTCAGCCCCGCAGCGACGGGCCCGCTGCCGTTCTGCCTGGGCAACGCGACCCCGGTGACCAGCCGGGTGCTCGCCACCTTCCGTGACCGCATCGCCGCGCTGCCCGAGAGCACCCGCACCTGCCTGCTGGTGGCAGCCCTCGACGACCGGGGTGAGCTGAGCGTGCTCGCCCACGCGCTGGGCCTGCTCGGCGCCTCGCTCGACGACGCGGCCCCGGCCGAGTGGGCGGGCCTGATCCGGATCACTCCGGAGGGTGTCACCTTCCACCACCCCCTGGTGCGGGCCGCGGTGCTGCTGGCCACCGGCATCGCCGCCCGGATGGCCGCCCACCGGGCCCTGGCCGAGGCCGTCGACGACGACCGGCGGGCCTGGCATCTGGCCGCCGTCACGCTGCGCCCGGACGAGCAGGTGGCCATGGAGATGGAACGGCTGGCGTTGCGCGCGCAGCGGCGTGGTGGGCAGGCCGCGGTGTCGGCGGCCTACGCGCGGGCCGCCGAGCTGTCGCCGGGCGCCGCCGACGCGGCACGCCGGTACACGCGGGCCGCGTCGGCGGCGGTCGAGGCCGGGCTGGGGCAGCGCGCCACCGAACTGGTCACCCAGGCGTTGCGCAGAGCCGAGGTGGAGGCGCCGGGCGAAGCCGTCATGGCGCTGCGCGGAGCCGAAGCGCACGCATCGGGCGAAGCCGTCATGGCACCGCGCGGAGCCGAGGCGGAAGCGCCGGGCGAAGCGGTCATGGCGGAGCTGGCCGAGGTGCGGGCGCGGCTGGCCGTCGAGGCGGGCCGTCCGCTGGAGGCCGCGCGGCTGCTGATGGAGGGCGCCCAGACCGGCACGGACCACCTCACCCGGCTGTCACTGCTCAGCATGGCCGGCTTCTACACCTGGACCAGCGCCGCGCACCCCGACCAGATCGACCTGACGCGCCGCATCGAGGAGCTGACCCCGACCGGCGAGGGCGTGACCACGGTGGTGAAGGGGATCAATCAGGACTTCCGTACGGTCCTGGAGGGCGGCACCTCGGTGGCCTCCACCGTGGCGGCCAGGGTCGGGCAGGTGCCGTTCGACCTGCGCCTGATCGTCGCCTTTCAAGCCGTCATTCCCGCCGACCGCGAGGTGATGCTCGACGCCGCGGCCGCGATGGTCCGCGAGTGCCGGGCGGAGGGGCGGCTGGGGCGGATGCCGCAGGCGATGACCGTTCTGGCCATCGCCCAGTTGATGGACGGCAGGCACCCGGCCGCCCGCGACACGGCGGCCGAAGGGCAGGCCCTGGCCGCGGACGTGGGCCAGCCGGTGTGGGGCAGCTATCTGGCGGGCGTGCACGCCTGGCTGTCGGCGGTCGCCGGCGCCGAGGAGGAGTACACGGCGCTGGCCGACGAGGCCTTCCGGCTCTCCGAGGCACGCAGGTGGATGCCGAGCCGTTGCTGGGCCGAGTACGCCGGGGCGCTGCTGGAGCTGGGCCAGGGCCGCTACGAGGCGGTGCTCGACCAGATGGACCGGGCGATGGCGGGCCCGTCCCGGCACGCGTTCATCTGGCGTTACGCCTGGCCCGACTACGTAGAGGCGGCGGTCAGAGCGGGCGCCCCCGAGCGGGCGCTGGAGGCGTTACGCCGGCATGCGGACTGGGCGGAGTCCACCGAGCAGCCGGGCCCCCTGGCGGTCCAGCACCGGGCCAGGGCGCTGATGGCCGCCGAGCACTGCGCGGAGCAGGAGTACCAGCGTGCTCTGGAGCTGCACCTGCGGCACGAGCAGCCCTTCGACCAGGCGCGTACGCGGCTGGTGTACGGGGAGTGGCTGCGGCGGCACCAGCGGCGCAGCGAGGCCCGCCCGCACCTGGAGGCCGCCATGGAGGCCTTCGACCGCCTGGGAGCCGCGCCGTGGTCCGCCCGCGCGGCCGGTGAGCTGCGCGCGGCCGGCGTGTCAGTGCGCAGCGGCGGTGCCGGCGATCTGATGGCCACGCTCACCCCGCAGGAGCTCCAGGTCGTCCGGCTGGCGGTCACGGGAGCGTCCAACCGCGAGATCGCCGCCCAGCTCTTCCTGAGCCCCCGCACGGTGGCCTCCCATCTGTACAAGGCCTTCCCCAAGCTGGGTGTCGCCTCGCGCGCCGAGCTGGCCAGGCTGGATCACACCCGGCGGTAG
- a CDS encoding alpha/beta hydrolase produces the protein MRSKVSFIAEGVRCAGYLYLPADPGPAPCVVLCHGFSGTMDRLFDYGERFAAAGFAALVFDYRSFGESDGEPRQVPDIQGQLADVRAAVAFVRGHERVDPGKVLLWGNSLGGAHVITVAAGDPRVAAVVAQIPFNGFPKKVEGRSAAETLKVLGAIYWDALRGGLGLRPYYIPMVGRPGELAVTATPEADQHIQTLTGGEERTSWRNSVAPRGLLQMMRYHPAESAARLACPLLVCVAAEDRETPLESTRELAERAPRGELRVYPGTHFTFYTDPTFRDRVVADQVAFFRRACAMV, from the coding sequence ATGCGGTCCAAGGTGTCCTTCATCGCTGAGGGCGTCCGGTGCGCCGGTTACCTCTACCTGCCCGCCGATCCGGGTCCGGCGCCGTGCGTGGTGCTCTGCCACGGTTTCAGCGGGACGATGGACCGGCTCTTCGACTACGGCGAGCGCTTCGCCGCGGCGGGGTTCGCGGCGCTGGTCTTCGACTACCGCAGCTTCGGCGAGAGCGACGGTGAGCCGCGCCAGGTTCCGGACATTCAGGGTCAGCTCGCCGACGTGCGCGCCGCCGTGGCCTTCGTCCGGGGGCACGAGCGGGTCGACCCCGGCAAGGTGCTGCTGTGGGGCAACTCGCTGGGCGGCGCCCATGTGATCACCGTGGCCGCCGGCGATCCCCGCGTCGCCGCCGTGGTGGCGCAGATCCCGTTCAACGGCTTCCCGAAGAAGGTCGAGGGACGCTCGGCCGCTGAGACGCTGAAGGTGCTGGGCGCGATCTACTGGGACGCGCTGCGGGGCGGGCTGGGCCTGCGGCCGTACTACATCCCCATGGTGGGACGGCCGGGAGAGCTCGCCGTGACCGCGACCCCCGAGGCCGACCAGCACATCCAGACCCTGACCGGCGGCGAGGAGCGGACGTCGTGGCGCAACAGCGTGGCCCCCAGAGGGCTGCTGCAGATGATGCGTTACCACCCCGCCGAGTCAGCGGCCCGCCTGGCCTGTCCCCTGCTGGTCTGCGTCGCCGCCGAGGACCGGGAGACGCCGCTGGAGAGCACCCGGGAGCTGGCCGAGCGCGCCCCGCGAGGCGAGCTGCGCGTCTACCCCGGCACCCACTTCACCTTCTACACCGACCCCACGTTCCGCGACCGCGTGGTCGCCGACCAGGTCGCCTTCTTCCGCCGCGCCTGCGCGATGGTGTGA
- a CDS encoding TetR family transcriptional regulator codes for MTSERILEAARVLFAARGYRATSMQAIADEVGITKAALYYHFDSKEEILRHITVPLLDELEEALAGAESGGSAEEVRWRAIEGYVDVHLRHRHTLTMLVKDMTLLVQAPIADRFRTAIALANELVAGPSRGIEGRVRACQVVAGLADPVLLFRDEPPERLRRLILDGARALLDAPGDMAIERGRARGRNGGRRAVLTEEQVAQARSLHAEGLAAEEIAARFGVSRATVYRYLKN; via the coding sequence TTGACTTCCGAGCGGATCCTGGAGGCGGCGCGCGTCCTGTTCGCCGCCCGCGGCTACCGGGCGACCTCCATGCAGGCCATCGCCGACGAGGTGGGCATCACCAAGGCCGCCCTCTACTACCACTTCGACTCCAAGGAGGAGATCCTCCGCCACATCACGGTGCCGTTGCTGGACGAGCTGGAGGAGGCGCTGGCCGGGGCCGAGTCCGGAGGGAGCGCCGAGGAGGTCCGGTGGCGGGCGATCGAGGGCTACGTCGATGTGCACCTGCGTCACCGCCACACGCTCACCATGCTGGTCAAGGACATGACGCTGCTGGTGCAGGCGCCGATCGCCGACCGCTTCCGCACCGCGATCGCGCTGGCCAACGAGCTGGTGGCCGGCCCGAGCCGCGGGATCGAGGGGCGGGTGCGGGCCTGCCAGGTGGTCGCGGGGCTCGCCGATCCCGTGCTGTTGTTCCGCGACGAGCCACCCGAGCGGCTGCGCCGCCTGATCCTGGACGGTGCCAGGGCCCTCCTGGACGCACCCGGGGACATGGCGATCGAACGTGGGCGTGCGCGCGGACGGAACGGCGGGCGACGCGCCGTCCTCACCGAGGAACAGGTCGCCCAGGCCCGCTCCCTGCACGCCGAGGGCCTCGCCGCCGAGGAGATCGCCGCCCGCTTCGGCGTCTCCCGAGCCACCGTCTACCGCTATCTCAAAAACTAA
- a CDS encoding TetR/AcrR family transcriptional regulator C-terminal domain-containing protein yields MTSATQRPDPPYRRIVAEFRTRILDGDLRPGDRVPSIRQIARRWGVAVATATKVVAALRDEGLVEAKVGAGTVVSARAIRKERPAGAPKGSLNRGHLLRAAIAIADAEGLGAVSMRRLAAELGAGPMSLYRHVTGKDELVTQMADEVFGEVELPVPGPEGWRAKLELIARRQWELSRRHLWLPRAVSFTRPLLAPNMMAHTEWTLRALDGLGLPVETRIREALTLPALVHTVALAMAEEAEAEQETGVTLDGWRLLQRRRADELLSTGRFPLLATLPQETVSDLDGLFDYILARHLDGVAVMLSRNAPR; encoded by the coding sequence ATGACCTCGGCCACGCAACGTCCGGATCCGCCCTACCGGCGCATCGTCGCGGAGTTCCGCACCCGCATCCTGGACGGAGACCTGCGGCCCGGCGATCGCGTGCCGTCCATCCGGCAGATCGCCCGGCGATGGGGGGTCGCGGTCGCGACCGCGACCAAGGTGGTGGCGGCCCTGCGTGACGAGGGGCTGGTCGAGGCGAAGGTCGGCGCCGGCACGGTGGTCAGCGCCCGCGCGATCCGTAAGGAGCGGCCGGCCGGCGCGCCCAAGGGGTCGCTGAACCGCGGGCACCTCCTGCGCGCCGCCATCGCGATCGCCGACGCCGAAGGGCTCGGCGCGGTGTCCATGCGGCGGCTCGCGGCCGAGCTGGGCGCGGGCCCGATGTCGCTGTACCGGCACGTGACGGGCAAGGACGAGCTGGTGACGCAGATGGCCGACGAGGTCTTCGGCGAGGTGGAGCTGCCCGTCCCCGGGCCGGAGGGGTGGCGGGCCAAGCTGGAGCTGATCGCCCGCCGGCAGTGGGAGCTGTCCAGGCGGCACCTCTGGCTGCCCAGGGCCGTCTCCTTCACCCGCCCCCTGCTGGCGCCCAACATGATGGCCCACACCGAGTGGACCCTGCGGGCGCTCGACGGGCTCGGGTTGCCCGTGGAGACCCGGATCAGGGAGGCGCTCACGCTGCCCGCGCTGGTCCACACCGTGGCGCTGGCCATGGCGGAGGAGGCGGAAGCCGAGCAGGAGACCGGCGTGACGCTCGACGGGTGGCGGCTGCTGCAGCGCAGGCGGGCCGACGAGCTGCTCAGCACGGGGCGGTTCCCGCTCCTGGCCACGCTCCCCCAGGAGACGGTGTCGGACCTGGACGGGTTGTTCGACTACATCCTGGCGCGCCATCTCGACGGGGTCGCCGTCATGCTGAGCAGGAACGCTCCTCGGTGA